The following are from one region of the Apostichopus japonicus isolate 1M-3 chromosome 17, ASM3797524v1, whole genome shotgun sequence genome:
- the LOC139984392 gene encoding large ribosomal subunit protein eL30 isoform X1 translates to MVASKKQKKQMESINSRLQLVMKSGKYFLGIKQTLKSLRQGKAKLIILASNTPQLRKSEIEYYAMLAKTGVHHYSGNNIELGTACGKYFRVCTLCITDPGDSDIIRTMPSDS, encoded by the exons ATGGTTGCGTCAAAGAAACAA AAAAAGCAGATGGAGAGTATCAACTCTCGCCTGCAGCTGGTGATGAAGAGTGGAAAGTATTTCCTTGGCATCAAGCAAACTCTCAAATCCCTCCGTCAGGGTAAAGCCAAGTTGATCATCCTGGCCAGTAACACCCCTCAGTTGAG GAAGAGTGAGATTGAATACTACGCCATGTTGGCTAAGACTGGTGTCCACCATTACAGTGGAAACAACATTGAGCTAGGGACTGCTTGTGGAAAGTACTTCAGGGTTTGCACTCTCTGTATCACAGATCCAG GTGACAGTGACATCATCAGGACGATGCCTTCAGACTCTTAG
- the LOC139984392 gene encoding large ribosomal subunit protein eL30 isoform X2, translated as MESINSRLQLVMKSGKYFLGIKQTLKSLRQGKAKLIILASNTPQLRKSEIEYYAMLAKTGVHHYSGNNIELGTACGKYFRVCTLCITDPGDSDIIRTMPSDS; from the exons ATGGAGAGTATCAACTCTCGCCTGCAGCTGGTGATGAAGAGTGGAAAGTATTTCCTTGGCATCAAGCAAACTCTCAAATCCCTCCGTCAGGGTAAAGCCAAGTTGATCATCCTGGCCAGTAACACCCCTCAGTTGAG GAAGAGTGAGATTGAATACTACGCCATGTTGGCTAAGACTGGTGTCCACCATTACAGTGGAAACAACATTGAGCTAGGGACTGCTTGTGGAAAGTACTTCAGGGTTTGCACTCTCTGTATCACAGATCCAG GTGACAGTGACATCATCAGGACGATGCCTTCAGACTCTTAG